The following proteins are co-located in the Flectobacillus major DSM 103 genome:
- a CDS encoding MATE family efflux transporter yields MNNFIQQYKKEFIATLNLALPIITGQVGVMLMGFADTVQVGRMSQGAVQALAASADANGIFFIIAIIGYICLQVVAPLVSSAQSANQPAECKQLLKASIIVSLIISVLCGTLIIVLGLNIELLRQPIEIKAITQEYLWIIVVSIIPSFIFSAIKSFTDGLSYTKVAMYITLSALILNIILNHILINGWGIIPALGLNGAGYATLTARTYMAIVLIIYTFRSSLFKPYLDAKIAVDHTKTLVIKILKLGIPSGFQGFSEVAAFYGAVVMMGWISLHHKAAHQIAIGFVSLTYMAATGIAAAGGIRVGMGMGERNKTAVLKSGTAALLMGIIFMGICGLIFLTFNDFLASYVKDERVITLAAELIIWGGIFQLFDGIQAVSLGILRGIADVNIPTAITVIAYWIVGLPLCYLLGFSLKLEHIGIWIGLTLSLMVSAGLLSWRFYKKANAMKL; encoded by the coding sequence TTGAACAATTTTATTCAGCAATATAAGAAAGAGTTTATTGCCACCCTCAATTTAGCACTTCCTATTATTACAGGCCAAGTCGGCGTAATGTTAATGGGTTTTGCCGATACCGTCCAAGTAGGACGTATGAGCCAAGGAGCTGTACAAGCCTTGGCAGCATCGGCCGATGCCAATGGTATTTTCTTTATTATTGCCATTATTGGGTATATCTGTTTACAAGTAGTAGCTCCTTTAGTTTCTTCAGCACAATCAGCCAATCAACCTGCCGAATGTAAGCAGTTACTCAAAGCAAGCATTATTGTTTCACTGATAATCAGTGTTTTATGTGGCACTTTGATTATAGTTTTAGGATTAAATATAGAGTTACTTCGCCAACCTATCGAAATTAAAGCCATAACCCAAGAATACCTTTGGATTATTGTGGTATCGATTATACCTTCTTTTATTTTTTCGGCTATCAAAAGCTTCACCGATGGGTTATCTTATACAAAAGTAGCAATGTATATTACCCTGAGTGCTTTGATTTTGAATATCATTCTTAATCATATCTTGATTAATGGTTGGGGTATTATTCCTGCCTTGGGACTCAACGGGGCGGGCTATGCTACCCTCACAGCTAGAACTTATATGGCAATAGTCCTTATTATTTATACTTTCAGGAGTAGTCTTTTCAAGCCTTATTTAGACGCTAAAATTGCAGTAGACCACACCAAAACACTGGTAATAAAAATTCTTAAACTTGGTATTCCTAGTGGTTTTCAGGGTTTTAGTGAAGTAGCCGCATTTTATGGTGCTGTGGTTATGATGGGTTGGATTAGCCTACATCATAAAGCTGCTCATCAAATTGCTATTGGCTTTGTATCGCTAACTTATATGGCAGCAACGGGTATTGCTGCGGCTGGGGGTATTCGTGTGGGAATGGGTATGGGCGAAAGAAACAAAACGGCCGTTCTCAAATCAGGTACTGCCGCCTTGCTAATGGGTATTATTTTTATGGGAATTTGTGGCCTTATTTTCCTTACTTTCAACGACTTCTTGGCAAGTTATGTCAAAGATGAAAGGGTGATTACATTAGCAGCCGAACTAATTATTTGGGGGGGCATTTTTCAGCTATTTGATGGTATCCAAGCTGTAAGTTTGGGTATTCTTAGAGGAATCGCCGATGTAAATATTCCTACGGCTATTACTGTAATTGCTTACTGGATTGTGGGCTTACCTTTATGCTATTTGCTGGGTTTTAGCCTAAAGCTCGAACATATTGGGATTTGGATTGGCCTTACGCTAAGCCTAATGGTGTCGGCAGGGCTATTGAGCTGGCGTTTTTATAAAAAAGCCAATGCTATGAAATTGTAA
- a CDS encoding rhodanese-like domain-containing protein yields the protein MNIKLIGVAIFFLWSMLACQHPENAHDLAPDEFSDLMAKTPQKIILDVRTNEEVARGIIKGAIQLDFMAPDFEQSLQKLDKTKPIFVYCAVGGRSGQTVELMQQLGFQEVYNLQGGLDAWQHAGLPIVQWR from the coding sequence ATGAATATAAAATTAATAGGGGTTGCTATTTTCTTTTTATGGAGTATGTTGGCCTGTCAGCATCCTGAAAATGCCCATGATTTAGCTCCAGATGAATTTAGTGATTTGATGGCTAAAACACCTCAGAAAATAATTTTGGATGTACGTACCAACGAAGAGGTAGCTCGTGGCATCATAAAGGGAGCTATTCAACTAGACTTCATGGCTCCTGATTTTGAGCAATCACTACAAAAATTAGATAAAACAAAGCCTATTTTTGTGTATTGTGCCGTTGGCGGCCGAAGTGGTCAAACCGTAGAACTGATGCAACAATTAGGCTTTCAGGAGGTCTACAATTTACAGGGAGGTCTGGATGCTTGGCAACATGCTGGTTTGCCTATAGTTCAGTGGCGCTAA
- a CDS encoding VOC family protein, with translation MNLQLKKIQHIGIPVTDLGRSIHFYEGLGFRNVMSSTFEHADGQGQVAMMQSGDIIIEIYQMPATVLTEIATRKDGHVDHLAFDVADIDTVFQLLQQNGYQILEEAPVFLPFWQNGCKYFNILGPDGERLEFNQIL, from the coding sequence ATGAATTTACAGTTAAAAAAAATACAGCATATTGGTATTCCTGTTACAGATTTGGGGCGTTCAATTCATTTTTATGAAGGCTTAGGATTCAGGAATGTTATGTCGTCGACTTTCGAGCATGCCGACGGGCAAGGGCAAGTAGCTATGATGCAAAGCGGTGATATTATCATAGAGATTTATCAAATGCCTGCTACAGTATTGACCGAAATCGCTACCCGAAAAGATGGTCATGTCGACCATCTGGCTTTTGATGTAGCCGATATAGATACTGTATTTCAGCTTTTACAACAAAATGGTTATCAAATATTAGAAGAAGCTCCTGTTTTTTTACCTTTTTGGCAAAACGGTTGTAAATACTTCAATATACTTGGCCCAGACGGCGAGCGATTAGAGTTTAACCAAATACTATAG
- the leuS gene encoding leucine--tRNA ligase — protein MSAEYNFREVEQKWRNFWDENQTYKTEIDHSKPKYYVLDMFPYPSGAGLHVGHPLGYIASDIISRYRRLKGFNVLHPMGFDSFGLPAEQYAIQTGQHPAITTEENIATYIRQLKQIGFSYDWSREVRTSDAKFYKWTQWIFMQLFKHYYDKDADKALPISGLVTQFSKLGNADINAACDEDTPIFTAEDWNNMSGHEQQELLLKYRLTFPDESVVNWCPALGTVLANDEVKDGVSERGGYPVEQKKMKQWAMRITAYANRLIDGLEEVDWSDAIKEQQRNWIGRSQGASVRFKVAPETVTEGAPAYIEVFTTRVDTIFGVSFMVIAPEHEYVPFLTTEAQKAEVEEYVNWAKSRSELDRVSEVKKVSGAFTGSYVINPFNDEKVPIFLADYVLAGYGTGAVMGVPSGDQRDWNFATHFGLPIIPILDAQKDIEKQADNTKEGKYINSGIINGMEYKEATATLTKWLEERGLGKGKTQFRLRNAVFSRQRYWGEPVPVYFKEGLPYLIDEADLPLELPAINKYLPTETGEPPLGRATGWKYKDKYEYELSTMPGWAGSSWYWYRYMDSQNEKEFASQEAINYWQAVDLYIGGSEHATGHLLYSRFWNKFLKDLGLVKEEEFAKKLINQGMIQGRSNFVYRVKSSVGEGKKPVFVSAGLKDQHEVTPLHVDVNIVNNDVLDIEAFKAWRSDFAEAEFILEAGDKYVCGVEVEKMSKSKYNVVNPDVLVDRVGADTLRLYEMFLGPLEQAKPWNTNGIDGSFRFIKKVWRLFYDEQGNWKVKDEKATKDELKVLHTAIKKIEDDLERYSFNTVVSTLMICVNDLSSLKCSKKEILEQLVVLMSSYTPHLSEELWALLGHEAGTVSKASFPKFEPSYLVEANFEYPISINGKVRTNISFAVDTPSSDIEAGVLANEIVQKWLDGKQPKKVIVVPKRIVNIVL, from the coding sequence ATGTCTGCAGAATACAATTTTAGAGAAGTAGAACAGAAATGGCGTAATTTTTGGGATGAAAACCAAACTTACAAGACTGAGATAGACCATTCAAAACCTAAGTATTATGTTTTGGATATGTTTCCGTACCCATCGGGTGCAGGCTTGCATGTTGGCCACCCACTAGGATATATTGCCAGCGACATCATTAGTCGTTACCGTCGTTTGAAGGGATTTAACGTATTGCACCCAATGGGCTTCGACTCGTTTGGGCTTCCTGCCGAGCAATATGCCATTCAAACAGGACAACACCCTGCTATTACCACCGAAGAAAATATTGCTACTTATATTCGTCAACTAAAACAAATTGGCTTTAGCTATGACTGGTCACGCGAGGTAAGAACATCCGATGCTAAATTTTATAAATGGACGCAGTGGATTTTTATGCAATTATTTAAGCATTATTACGACAAAGACGCTGACAAAGCTTTACCTATTTCGGGTTTGGTAACTCAATTCAGTAAGTTGGGTAATGCAGATATCAATGCTGCTTGCGACGAAGATACCCCTATTTTTACAGCCGAAGATTGGAATAATATGTCGGGTCACGAGCAGCAAGAGTTGCTATTGAAGTACCGCTTAACGTTCCCAGACGAATCGGTGGTAAACTGGTGTCCAGCTTTGGGAACAGTATTGGCCAACGACGAAGTAAAAGACGGTGTTTCGGAACGTGGAGGATACCCTGTTGAACAGAAAAAAATGAAGCAATGGGCTATGCGAATTACAGCCTATGCCAACCGCCTGATTGATGGCCTTGAGGAAGTAGACTGGTCGGATGCTATCAAAGAACAACAACGCAACTGGATTGGCCGCTCGCAAGGGGCTTCGGTTCGCTTTAAGGTAGCTCCAGAAACAGTTACAGAGGGTGCTCCAGCATATATCGAGGTATTTACGACACGTGTCGATACTATTTTTGGGGTAAGCTTTATGGTGATAGCCCCCGAACACGAATATGTACCCTTTTTGACAACCGAAGCTCAAAAAGCTGAAGTAGAAGAATATGTTAATTGGGCAAAATCTCGTTCTGAATTAGACCGAGTTTCGGAAGTGAAAAAAGTGTCGGGGGCGTTTACAGGTAGTTATGTAATCAATCCCTTCAACGACGAAAAAGTGCCTATTTTCTTGGCCGACTATGTATTGGCGGGCTACGGAACGGGTGCTGTAATGGGTGTACCTTCGGGCGACCAACGTGACTGGAATTTTGCAACGCATTTTGGCTTGCCTATTATTCCGATTTTGGATGCTCAGAAAGATATTGAAAAACAAGCCGATAATACCAAAGAAGGAAAATATATCAACTCGGGGATTATCAATGGTATGGAATACAAAGAAGCCACGGCTACTTTGACAAAATGGCTTGAAGAAAGAGGCTTAGGAAAAGGAAAAACACAGTTCCGTTTGCGTAATGCAGTATTTAGCCGTCAACGCTACTGGGGCGAACCTGTGCCAGTATATTTTAAAGAGGGTTTGCCTTATTTGATTGACGAGGCCGACTTGCCTTTAGAATTGCCTGCTATCAATAAATATTTACCAACCGAAACAGGTGAGCCTCCTTTGGGGCGTGCTACTGGCTGGAAATACAAAGATAAATACGAATACGAACTAAGTACTATGCCAGGTTGGGCAGGTTCGTCATGGTATTGGTATCGTTATATGGACTCACAGAACGAAAAGGAATTTGCTAGCCAAGAGGCTATCAATTACTGGCAAGCTGTAGACTTGTACATTGGCGGTTCTGAACACGCTACGGGACACTTATTATATAGCCGTTTTTGGAACAAATTCTTGAAAGATTTAGGTTTGGTAAAAGAAGAAGAATTTGCCAAAAAATTGATTAATCAAGGTATGATTCAAGGGCGTTCCAACTTTGTGTATCGTGTAAAATCATCGGTAGGTGAAGGCAAAAAACCTGTATTTGTTTCGGCAGGATTGAAAGACCAACACGAAGTAACACCCTTGCACGTAGATGTAAATATTGTAAATAATGATGTTTTAGACATTGAAGCTTTCAAAGCTTGGCGTTCTGATTTTGCAGAGGCCGAGTTTATCCTTGAGGCTGGCGATAAATATGTTTGTGGTGTCGAGGTTGAAAAAATGTCAAAGTCAAAATACAATGTCGTAAATCCAGATGTATTGGTAGACAGAGTAGGAGCCGACACGCTGCGTTTGTACGAAATGTTTTTAGGGCCATTAGAACAAGCCAAACCCTGGAATACCAACGGTATTGATGGTTCTTTCAGATTTATCAAAAAAGTTTGGCGTTTGTTTTATGACGAACAGGGCAACTGGAAAGTAAAAGACGAAAAAGCTACCAAAGACGAATTGAAGGTATTGCACACGGCTATCAAAAAGATTGAAGACGATTTAGAGCGTTATTCATTCAATACCGTTGTGTCTACCTTGATGATTTGTGTGAACGACTTGAGTTCGTTGAAATGCTCTAAGAAAGAAATTTTAGAGCAATTAGTTGTTTTGATGTCGTCGTACACACCGCACTTATCAGAAGAATTATGGGCTTTGTTGGGGCATGAAGCTGGAACTGTTTCAAAAGCATCTTTCCCAAAATTTGAACCTTCGTATTTGGTAGAAGCTAATTTTGAATACCCAATTTCTATCAATGGTAAAGTAAGAACAAATATTTCTTTTGCTGTTGATACGCCAAGCTCGGATATTGAGGCAGGTGTATTGGCCAACGAAATAGTACAGAAATGGCTAGATGGCAAACAACCTAAAAAGGTGATTGTTGTACCAAAGCGTATCGTAAATATTGTATTGTAA
- a CDS encoding YfiT family bacillithiol transferase: MELQALQFPIGKWTPQEQYSWDEIQAKIAILKTIPAQYKAITANLSNEDLLKQYREGSWTVRQLIHHVADMHILHYIRFKHALTEANSEAVVAKIDAWANLDEAKNAPIEFSLTLLEGTHQRWGYLLDQMSEEDFQKGYYHPIRKIYLSLNDALDMGVWHGQHHLAHLKIALGK; the protein is encoded by the coding sequence ATGGAATTACAAGCATTACAGTTTCCTATTGGAAAATGGACTCCCCAAGAGCAATATTCTTGGGACGAAATTCAAGCAAAAATTGCTATCCTCAAAACAATCCCAGCTCAATATAAGGCTATTACGGCCAATTTAAGCAATGAAGATTTGTTGAAACAGTACCGAGAAGGTAGCTGGACAGTTCGCCAATTGATTCATCATGTAGCCGATATGCACATTTTGCACTATATTCGTTTTAAGCACGCTCTTACCGAAGCCAATTCTGAAGCTGTAGTGGCCAAAATAGATGCTTGGGCTAATTTGGATGAAGCCAAAAATGCACCCATTGAGTTTTCTTTAACTTTATTGGAAGGAACGCACCAGCGTTGGGGATATTTGCTAGACCAAATGTCAGAAGAAGATTTTCAGAAAGGCTATTACCATCCTATTCGCAAAATTTATTTATCCCTCAACGATGCTTTGGATATGGGTGTTTGGCATGGTCAGCACCATTTGGCTCATCTCAAAATTGCCTTAGGTAAATAG
- a CDS encoding carbohydrate kinase family protein, with translation MSNSTLQTAPHICCFGEVLWDMLPSGKLPGGAPMNVATHLQNLGIPAKMISRVGNDTLGEEIKAFLQSKNCTTDWIQTDENAATGWVKVQLSEKNEASYTIVHPVAWDFIEATAATQHLVNTASAIVFGTLACRDEASEGALIALLDNIPTNSKTLKVFDVNLRPPHYAKKLIEKLLSYADLVKMNEDELKIIAGWYNIEGSEESQLSALRATFGLQTIIVTKGGDGAILLRQEDDGRVAFYTQKGYSVQVADTIGSGDSFLAGFLKNIMSGRSSEEALDFACALGAVVASYSGANPPITEHHIAAMQATKLKAIAE, from the coding sequence ATGTCAAACTCAACTTTACAAACGGCTCCACATATTTGTTGCTTTGGAGAAGTACTTTGGGATATGCTCCCGTCGGGTAAACTCCCAGGAGGAGCTCCAATGAACGTTGCTACCCATCTACAAAATTTGGGAATTCCAGCCAAAATGATTAGCCGAGTTGGGAATGATACTTTGGGAGAAGAAATAAAAGCATTTCTTCAATCTAAAAACTGTACAACTGATTGGATTCAAACCGATGAAAATGCGGCTACAGGTTGGGTAAAAGTACAGCTTTCTGAAAAAAATGAGGCCAGTTATACCATTGTACACCCTGTGGCATGGGATTTTATCGAAGCTACTGCTGCCACACAGCACTTGGTAAATACTGCATCTGCGATTGTATTTGGTACACTGGCTTGCCGAGACGAAGCTTCTGAAGGAGCATTGATTGCTTTGTTAGATAATATTCCGACAAACTCCAAAACGCTTAAAGTTTTTGATGTCAATTTGCGTCCACCACATTATGCTAAAAAGCTTATCGAAAAACTTTTATCGTACGCCGATTTGGTAAAAATGAATGAAGATGAGCTAAAAATTATTGCAGGATGGTACAATATAGAGGGTAGCGAAGAAAGCCAATTGAGTGCTTTACGAGCCACTTTCGGCTTACAAACGATTATCGTAACCAAGGGTGGCGATGGTGCTATTTTGTTACGCCAAGAAGACGATGGCCGTGTAGCATTTTATACCCAGAAGGGCTATTCGGTACAAGTAGCAGATACCATTGGTAGTGGCGATTCTTTTTTGGCAGGCTTTCTCAAAAATATTATGTCGGGACGTAGCTCGGAAGAGGCCCTTGATTTTGCTTGTGCATTAGGAGCAGTTGTGGCTTCGTACAGTGGTGCAAACCCTCCTATCACCGAACACCATATTGCAGCCATGCAGGCTACCAAACTCAAAGCGATAGCAGAATAA
- a CDS encoding sugar porter family MFS transporter — translation MNSKLILWAVTVGLGGFLFGLDTAVISGAEQEIQKLWHLDSWTHGLAVAIALYGTVLGAAFGGIPADKFGRQKTLLWIGILFFVSSVGAALANSVNIFMLFRLVGGLSIGASSVVAPVYISEIAPPKYRGRMVISFQANIVFGILIAYISNYLLEGGADSWRWMLGIVAIPSLLFSVLMLLTPETPRWLLLYKGDEQKAREVLAITEDSVDEAVKEIMTSAKEENKNHQESIFSKKYTLPLLLAFLFSFFNQLSGINAVIYYAPRIFEMTGLGKESALLSTAGIGVFNLIFTIIGWYLIDRYGRKLLMYIGSIGYIISLALIALAFFNESYTYVPYYVFAFIGAHAIGQGSVIWVFISEIFPNSVRASGMAFGSLTHWVFAALIANFFPFFADMLGGGPIFAFFSGMMVFQLIYVWKMMPETKGVSLEDLQKQLIK, via the coding sequence ATGAATAGTAAACTAATACTTTGGGCAGTAACAGTTGGGTTGGGTGGATTTTTGTTTGGGTTAGATACCGCCGTTATTTCGGGGGCAGAGCAAGAAATTCAGAAACTTTGGCACCTTGATAGCTGGACACACGGCTTGGCGGTGGCTATTGCTTTGTACGGAACAGTGCTAGGGGCAGCCTTTGGGGGTATTCCTGCCGATAAGTTTGGCCGACAAAAAACTTTGCTTTGGATTGGTATTTTATTTTTTGTTTCCTCGGTTGGAGCGGCTCTGGCCAATAGTGTAAACATTTTTATGTTGTTTCGTTTAGTTGGCGGCTTGAGTATCGGAGCTTCGTCGGTGGTAGCACCTGTATATATTTCTGAGATTGCTCCGCCCAAGTACCGTGGCCGTATGGTAATTTCATTCCAAGCCAATATTGTATTTGGTATTTTGATTGCCTATATCTCTAATTACTTGCTAGAAGGTGGTGCCGACTCTTGGCGTTGGATGCTCGGAATTGTAGCGATTCCATCCTTATTATTTTCTGTTTTGATGCTCTTGACTCCCGAAACACCAAGATGGTTGTTGCTTTATAAAGGCGACGAGCAAAAAGCACGAGAGGTATTAGCTATTACAGAAGATTCTGTGGATGAAGCCGTTAAAGAAATCATGACTTCGGCAAAAGAAGAAAACAAGAATCATCAAGAGTCTATTTTCTCAAAAAAATATACTTTGCCTTTATTACTTGCATTTTTATTTTCATTTTTCAACCAGCTCTCGGGTATCAATGCTGTTATTTATTATGCTCCACGTATTTTTGAAATGACAGGATTAGGCAAAGAAAGTGCTTTGTTATCGACGGCTGGGATTGGGGTATTCAACTTAATTTTTACCATTATTGGCTGGTATTTGATTGACCGCTACGGCCGTAAATTATTGATGTACATTGGCTCTATTGGCTATATTATTTCATTGGCGTTGATTGCTCTAGCCTTTTTCAACGAATCTTATACGTATGTTCCTTATTATGTATTTGCCTTTATTGGGGCTCATGCTATCGGACAAGGCTCGGTAATTTGGGTATTTATTTCTGAAATATTTCCTAATTCGGTACGAGCATCGGGTATGGCTTTTGGTTCGTTGACCCACTGGGTATTTGCCGCCTTAATTGCCAACTTCTTCCCATTTTTTGCCGATATGTTGGGTGGTGGGCCTATTTTCGCCTTCTTTAGTGGAATGATGGTTTTCCAGTTAATCTATGTTTGGAAAATGATGCCCGAAACCAAAGGCGTTTCTTTAGAAGATTTACAAAAACAACTTATTAAGTAA
- a CDS encoding M1 family aminopeptidase — protein MKKYSSLLTLIFTTFYSIGQITEHECAKGKIALWQKNSSSARLMANKQADDNIDITYYKLDIRVDYSPQQISGGVSIFAKSKINNLNRVVLDLQNVLATDSVIANGRKLAFSHQNNQITISLDKTYQSNQVVQLVVYYHGVPGSSGFDSFVFGQHNNNNDRAIWSLSEPYGASDWFPCKNALDDKADSTDVWITADKYFVSVSNGKLIATIDNPDGTKTYRWKNTYPIAQYLISIAMSNYVLYRNDFRFIGNNIMPVTHYVYPESFTESNKKKLDQTVILLDLFSNKFGLYPFVTEKYGHAQFGWGGGMEHQTCSSMYNFEGSLVAHELAHQWFGNKITCKNWENIWLNEGFATYAESIYEEYLKGFEGYKASILGEINAAKRAKGTVYVQDISSVNSIFDSNKSYAKGASVLHMLRGVVGDILFFKILQTYVESKHAYKNATTEDFQAVAEQVYGQKLDYFFKQWIYGENYPKYTVNWATKPQSQGKYTLAVNISQSTNTTPTFFTMPLTFKVSTAKGDTILKAFNAQAQQTFDFTLNDKPESFVFDADNWILKEASVQKTEAVLSVQQENENPLSFSISPNPVAHQSTISFQLARPSLVTLQLYNTQGQLVQTLQNGNLPAGNQQISINSQEYPSGEYILQLYVDNTIYTQKVMISK, from the coding sequence ATGAAAAAATACAGTTCGTTATTGACACTTATCTTTACTACATTTTATTCAATTGGGCAAATAACCGAACATGAATGTGCCAAAGGGAAAATAGCTTTATGGCAAAAAAACTCGTCAAGTGCTAGGCTAATGGCCAACAAACAAGCCGATGATAATATTGATATTACTTATTATAAGCTAGACATTAGGGTGGACTATTCGCCCCAACAAATTAGCGGAGGAGTGAGCATTTTTGCCAAAAGTAAAATCAATAACCTCAATAGGGTTGTCCTCGATTTACAAAACGTACTCGCTACCGACTCTGTTATAGCCAATGGACGCAAACTCGCTTTCAGTCATCAAAATAACCAGATTACTATTAGTTTGGATAAAACGTACCAGAGTAATCAGGTTGTTCAATTGGTGGTTTATTATCATGGTGTTCCTGGGTCGAGTGGTTTCGATAGCTTTGTTTTTGGCCAACATAACAACAACAATGACCGTGCGATTTGGTCACTTTCAGAACCTTACGGTGCGTCGGACTGGTTTCCGTGTAAGAACGCCCTAGACGACAAGGCCGATTCTACCGACGTTTGGATTACAGCCGACAAATATTTTGTGAGTGTGTCGAATGGTAAGCTAATAGCCACTATCGACAACCCCGATGGTACAAAGACCTATCGTTGGAAAAATACCTACCCTATTGCCCAATACCTTATTTCGATTGCTATGAGCAATTATGTACTCTACCGCAATGATTTTAGGTTTATTGGCAATAATATTATGCCCGTAACGCATTATGTATATCCAGAGTCTTTTACTGAAAGCAACAAAAAAAAGCTTGACCAAACTGTCATTTTGTTAGATTTATTTTCTAATAAATTTGGGTTATATCCTTTTGTAACAGAAAAATACGGCCATGCTCAGTTTGGTTGGGGTGGCGGTATGGAGCACCAAACTTGTTCTTCTATGTACAACTTTGAAGGTAGTTTGGTAGCTCACGAATTGGCTCATCAATGGTTTGGGAACAAAATAACTTGTAAAAATTGGGAAAATATCTGGCTCAACGAAGGCTTTGCTACTTATGCCGAATCTATTTATGAAGAATATCTTAAAGGTTTTGAGGGTTATAAGGCCTCGATACTCGGCGAAATAAATGCTGCTAAAAGAGCCAAAGGAACAGTCTATGTTCAGGATATTAGTTCGGTTAATTCTATTTTTGATAGCAACAAAAGCTATGCAAAAGGGGCTTCTGTATTACACATGCTTAGGGGTGTAGTAGGTGATATTTTGTTTTTCAAAATTCTTCAAACCTATGTTGAGTCGAAGCATGCTTATAAAAATGCAACAACCGAAGATTTTCAGGCTGTGGCCGAACAGGTTTATGGTCAAAAACTAGACTATTTTTTCAAACAATGGATATATGGCGAAAACTATCCTAAGTACACTGTTAATTGGGCAACCAAACCCCAAAGTCAAGGAAAATATACTTTGGCTGTAAATATTTCGCAAAGTACAAATACGACTCCTACATTTTTTACTATGCCGCTTACTTTTAAGGTAAGCACCGCCAAAGGCGATACTATTTTGAAAGCCTTCAATGCACAAGCACAACAAACTTTTGACTTTACCCTCAATGACAAACCTGAATCTTTTGTTTTTGATGCCGACAACTGGATACTAAAAGAGGCTTCAGTCCAAAAAACAGAAGCTGTTTTGAGCGTTCAGCAAGAAAATGAAAACCCTTTGAGTTTTAGTATATCGCCCAATCCTGTGGCCCACCAAAGTACTATTTCTTTTCAATTAGCTCGGCCATCGCTTGTAACGTTACAGCTTTATAATACACAAGGCCAACTGGTACAAACTTTACAAAATGGCAACTTACCAGCTGGTAATCAACAAATTAGCATCAACTCGCAGGAATATCCTTCGGGCGAGTATATTTTGCAACTCTATGTAGATAACACTATCTACACACAGAAAGTGATGATTAGTAAGTAA